One part of the Sphingobacterium sp. LZ7M1 genome encodes these proteins:
- a CDS encoding glycoside hydrolase family 71/99-like protein — protein MTEYTKKYKSPFKFADGSDAYLFSSNDEETIDLHFKWMKDYGIDGVHMQRFLGEVKPSNPSGKAHFNKVLTSALKAAKKYGRAISIMYDLSGSVPQDFAALEQDWKELVETHKLYDKEANPTYLWHNGKPLMSIWGVGFSDDRQYSIQDVDKLVDKLKAGEKKVSIMLGIPYYWRTLDRDTEPDPALHALIKKADIIMPWAVGRYKMEDFNPNIVREDMQWAAQNKVDYVPLVFPGFSWGNLQKKPELYYQIPRLKGDFIWKQMSNAISAGAMSLYVAMFDEIDEGTAIFKSAREKDTPLNGDKFRFVGIENDLPTDHYLWLTGESAKWIKGGTGYTAERPVRP, from the coding sequence ATGACCGAATATACCAAGAAGTATAAATCTCCTTTCAAATTTGCCGACGGATCCGATGCCTATCTATTCAGTTCCAATGACGAAGAAACCATTGATCTACATTTTAAATGGATGAAGGATTATGGAATCGATGGTGTCCACATGCAGCGCTTCCTGGGCGAGGTAAAACCAAGTAACCCTTCTGGCAAAGCCCATTTCAACAAGGTCTTGACCAGTGCATTGAAAGCCGCCAAAAAATATGGTCGTGCCATCAGCATCATGTATGACCTGAGCGGATCTGTGCCTCAAGACTTTGCAGCCTTGGAACAAGATTGGAAGGAATTGGTAGAAACCCATAAACTTTATGACAAAGAGGCCAATCCAACTTACCTGTGGCATAATGGCAAACCGCTGATGTCCATTTGGGGAGTAGGCTTTAGTGACGATCGTCAATATAGCATTCAGGATGTAGATAAACTCGTAGATAAACTGAAGGCTGGTGAGAAGAAAGTATCCATTATGCTAGGTATTCCTTACTACTGGCGTACGTTAGATAGAGATACGGAACCAGACCCAGCACTACATGCCTTGATCAAAAAAGCAGATATCATCATGCCATGGGCAGTTGGCCGTTACAAAATGGAAGATTTCAACCCTAATATTGTACGAGAGGATATGCAATGGGCCGCGCAGAATAAGGTCGATTATGTGCCACTGGTATTCCCAGGTTTTAGTTGGGGGAATTTGCAGAAAAAGCCTGAACTCTATTATCAGATCCCAAGATTGAAGGGTGATTTCATCTGGAAGCAGATGTCGAATGCAATTTCAGCAGGAGCTATGTCTCTGTATGTTGCAATGTTTGATGAAATCGATGAGGGTACGGCCATTTTTAAATCTGCAAGAGAAAAGGATACGCCACTAAATGGTGACAAATTCAGGTTTGTCGGCATTGAAAACGACCTGCCAACGGATCATTACCTATGGTTGACAGGAGAGTCCGCAAAATGGATCAAAGGTGGAACCGGTTACACCGCTGAAAGACCTGTAAGACCTTAG
- a CDS encoding TonB-dependent receptor yields the protein MGLKIINSCSSYWGRRFKQLSWRLAIVPVLTLSLGTVFGQQRNVNGTVKSTDSKPLAGATIKNTKTGISTTSDSQGLFSIAVSPGDRLVISYVGYLGQEVLVENNSNIQIELPNDNTTLEDVVVVGYGTQKKATLTGAVSSVTNKEITITKNENVVNMLTGKLPGVRITQQTGQPGAFESNIDIRGMGEPLIVVDGIPRDKDYLSRMDANEIESVSVLKDASAAVYGVRSANGVLLVTTRRGASADQGFEIGYSYNRGFQQFLYVPNTVGAADFRRLRNEELWRNFNNNYPNKLPATWDDASIKEYEDGTKQSSNFLDAAFDKTSPQQQHNLTVNGGSEKVNYFFNLGYMDQMGSYKSKSLNYNRYNFRSNVDVKITDRLKASLDLGGYADETNQPRTDMWAVYKQAWRQRPDIPIFLNNNPMYPNFDMIDNEHPVSVTDAAQTGYRKFLRKQFNSILSLEYKIPYVDGLVAKGTYNYDFKYTDNTDFKKSYPLYSYTPAVLGPNGEVITPERYDAHEKNSPSSVRRSAYPDSHTLMQFSLNYNKSFGVGHNVSGLLLFVEEYNKWDSFYAQREIKVNSEYLFAGEAKNQLADMEGIGERTARGFVGKFNYDFKGKYLAEFSFRYDGSSKFPKNERWGFFPGASVGWRISEENFIKDNFSFINNLKIRGSYGVLGDDRSAGNYPSTFVGFALDPNNLGWIFGQDIVSGALPTAIPNPNLTWYTSKTADIGLDVDLWNGLFGMTFDYFNRYRDGLLATRLDLIPGTVGANLPQENLESDRTFGYEVSLTHRNQINDFNYFVNAQVSTTKSQFQNRIESPAGNSYDHWRNRYADRYKDIWWGNEYVGQFGSYEQIYNHPTQVGSGTLPGDYYYKDWNGDGFVNGNDDHPIATFNMPLINYGFNIGASWRGADLSMNFQGANKVYTRYTEVLVAPLQFQGGALTQFLDRWRPVDPNADLFNPNTQWISGYYPSTGSPMAEGTRAIQDASYLRLKTLELGYTFPKEWLESIKVKSFRLYVSGYNLMTWTGMKYSDPEHPGSEGGSSSHMVDTYKYPLNKTYNIGASIKF from the coding sequence ATGGGATTAAAAATCATCAATTCCTGCTCATCCTATTGGGGCAGGCGGTTCAAACAATTATCCTGGCGATTGGCGATAGTACCAGTCTTGACGTTATCCTTAGGTACCGTATTCGGTCAGCAAAGGAATGTCAATGGTACAGTAAAATCAACCGACTCAAAACCTTTAGCTGGGGCGACCATCAAAAACACCAAGACTGGCATCAGTACCACCTCGGACTCCCAAGGCTTGTTTTCCATTGCCGTTTCTCCGGGTGACCGCTTGGTTATTTCTTATGTGGGCTATCTTGGTCAAGAAGTCCTAGTCGAGAACAATTCCAATATTCAGATCGAATTGCCGAATGACAATACCACTTTGGAAGATGTCGTGGTGGTTGGATATGGTACGCAGAAAAAAGCGACCCTTACTGGAGCCGTATCCTCTGTGACCAATAAGGAGATTACGATTACCAAAAATGAAAACGTCGTAAACATGCTTACGGGCAAGCTTCCGGGGGTCCGTATCACCCAACAGACCGGACAGCCTGGAGCTTTTGAATCCAATATCGATATCCGCGGTATGGGCGAGCCCCTGATCGTAGTCGATGGTATCCCTAGAGACAAGGATTATCTATCCAGAATGGATGCCAATGAGATCGAAAGCGTATCTGTTTTGAAAGATGCATCCGCTGCGGTCTATGGTGTTCGTTCGGCGAATGGGGTATTGCTCGTGACCACCCGCAGGGGAGCCAGTGCAGATCAAGGTTTCGAAATCGGCTATTCCTATAACCGTGGTTTCCAACAGTTCCTGTATGTACCCAATACGGTCGGTGCAGCCGACTTCAGACGCTTGAGGAACGAAGAGCTTTGGAGAAATTTCAATAACAACTACCCGAACAAATTGCCCGCGACATGGGACGATGCCAGCATCAAAGAATATGAAGACGGTACTAAGCAGTCTTCCAACTTCCTTGACGCGGCTTTTGATAAAACCTCGCCGCAACAACAACATAACCTGACCGTCAATGGAGGTTCTGAAAAGGTGAATTACTTTTTCAACTTAGGTTACATGGACCAGATGGGTTCATACAAAAGCAAGAGCTTAAACTACAATCGCTATAACTTCCGTTCCAATGTAGATGTCAAGATCACAGATCGCCTAAAGGCCTCCTTGGACCTTGGTGGCTATGCCGATGAGACCAATCAGCCTAGAACAGATATGTGGGCAGTTTATAAGCAAGCTTGGCGACAAAGACCAGATATCCCAATCTTCCTGAACAATAACCCAATGTACCCGAACTTTGACATGATCGACAACGAACATCCTGTCTCCGTAACGGATGCCGCACAAACCGGTTATAGAAAGTTCTTGAGAAAACAATTCAATAGTATCCTTTCCTTAGAGTACAAAATCCCGTATGTAGATGGATTGGTCGCGAAAGGTACCTATAACTACGATTTCAAATACACCGATAATACCGATTTCAAAAAATCTTACCCATTGTACAGCTACACACCTGCAGTATTGGGTCCGAATGGCGAAGTCATAACACCAGAACGCTATGATGCCCACGAGAAAAACTCTCCATCGTCCGTACGCCGTTCTGCCTATCCTGATTCACATACCCTGATGCAGTTCTCCTTGAACTACAACAAATCTTTTGGTGTTGGACATAATGTTTCCGGATTACTATTATTCGTCGAGGAATACAACAAATGGGATAGTTTCTATGCCCAACGCGAGATCAAGGTCAATTCCGAATACCTTTTTGCTGGAGAGGCTAAAAACCAATTGGCCGATATGGAAGGTATTGGCGAGCGTACCGCAAGAGGTTTTGTGGGTAAATTCAATTATGATTTTAAAGGGAAATACCTAGCTGAATTCAGTTTCCGTTATGATGGTTCTTCCAAATTTCCTAAAAATGAACGCTGGGGTTTCTTCCCTGGAGCTTCAGTGGGATGGAGGATCAGTGAGGAAAACTTTATCAAGGACAACTTCAGTTTTATAAACAACTTAAAAATCCGTGGTTCCTATGGTGTCCTTGGGGATGACCGTTCCGCTGGTAACTACCCTTCCACCTTTGTCGGATTTGCATTGGATCCGAATAACCTGGGCTGGATCTTTGGACAGGATATCGTTAGTGGCGCCTTGCCAACTGCTATTCCTAACCCGAACCTAACCTGGTATACCTCCAAAACTGCCGATATTGGTCTGGATGTCGATCTATGGAATGGTCTGTTTGGCATGACCTTCGACTACTTCAATCGCTATCGCGATGGTCTATTGGCCACCCGCTTGGACCTGATTCCGGGAACTGTAGGAGCAAACCTGCCTCAGGAAAACCTGGAAAGCGACCGTACCTTTGGTTACGAGGTTTCCTTGACCCACCGCAATCAGATCAACGACTTCAATTATTTTGTGAATGCACAGGTTTCAACCACCAAGAGCCAATTCCAAAACAGGATCGAATCCCCTGCAGGAAACTCCTACGACCATTGGAGAAACCGCTATGCAGACCGCTACAAGGATATTTGGTGGGGTAATGAATATGTAGGTCAGTTCGGATCTTACGAACAGATCTATAATCACCCAACACAGGTCGGTAGTGGAACCTTGCCAGGCGATTACTATTACAAAGACTGGAATGGCGATGGTTTTGTCAATGGAAATGATGACCACCCGATTGCAACCTTCAATATGCCATTGATCAATTATGGTTTCAATATCGGTGCATCCTGGAGAGGGGCAGACCTATCGATGAACTTCCAAGGAGCAAATAAAGTCTATACCCGTTATACAGAGGTTCTAGTCGCGCCATTGCAATTCCAAGGAGGAGCATTGACCCAATTCTTGGATCGTTGGAGACCGGTAGACCCTAATGCAGACCTCTTCAATCCAAACACACAATGGATTTCAGGTTACTATCCTTCTACAGGATCCCCAATGGCCGAGGGTACCCGTGCTATCCAAGATGCTTCGTACCTCAGGTTGAAAACCTTGGAACTGGGCTATACCTTCCCGAAAGAATGGTTGGAGTCCATTAAAGTGAAGAGCTTCAGACTTTATGTTAGTGGATATAACCTGATGACCTGGACAGGGATGAAATATTCAGATCCTGAACACCCTGGGTCAGAAGGAGGCTCATCATCACACATGGTGGATACCTACAAATACCCATTGAACAAGACCTATAACATTGGTGCATCCATTAAATTCTAA
- a CDS encoding TonB-dependent receptor — MKKRFTKQLLVNKSYHLATALILGITMPNYGFATTPKFDVSPLFAQNQETVNGTVSDENGPLAGATVTLKNNSRVATSTDENGRFSIQVPLGETLVFTAIGYASQEKVVESTTLNVQLSSSNQDIDEVVVVAFGTQKKVNLTGSVASVTPKQLAERPVTSLQNALQGVSPGITVISRPMAPKKGNNATLTVRGRSNLGSPGPMYIIDGIPASGAEFAAISPADISSMSVLKDAASASLYGSRAANGVILVTTKRGGGERAIIGFSANQGWQSTTFLPNFANSLEYIELYNRAMKNAGKQTIFTDDIIEKYRSGSDKDMYPNTNWFDEIIDQSAPQRDVNLNVNAPGKLANYYLGLNYFDQNSIVPGMKQDRINIKLNTQSDVIENLLKIGTNISFLKQDYDRQGGEISWVEMGRALPMTVMQQSNGEYGTISNGVTNATIAKNNQLRNIQEAGQGRNRDNYLQLAGNASLTPFEGFSLDGLVSLKYTNTNSWDFINRLDPLTDFLTQKPLPSTAVPINEMKEYWGKREELLLQALANYERRFDDHYGKITAGVTQESNTYREAFLGRKNFVNNDLETIINGSSAQTDVSSDGTGLANRTIQDEWSIRSFFGRFNYNYQEKYLFEANARIDYSSRFAPEVRRAVFPSISAGWSIDKEQFMQNVNWIDALKLRGSWGSLGNQDAVAIGNYFNLIRISSLYSFDGVPVDGALQTAAVNRGALWEKVYQSNVGLDATLFNGKVNLTAEYYIKNTKGILLQPTFLATSGWGTAAYFNQGETKNKGIEVIATYNGQVGEEFKYSISGNISKIKNEIINLGTGRDEIVSGYYINRVGGSVGDYYGYKSAGLFTSQEEIDNHPSQKSIAGNSKIGDIKYVDVNGDGVLDPKDRTILGNDVPWFNYGFAVNASYKGFDLNVLTYGVGGVKTYFEQEAAHPFFNGGNIKKEWLQGWTEENNSATAPFPRITLTGDAQQNYITSDFWLFSGNYFRIRAITLGYTFDKKLIEKAKMSNLRLFASSNNPFTFMADKRLSDYDPETGSGRASFLGVKTFSIGLNANF, encoded by the coding sequence ATGAAAAAAAGGTTTACTAAGCAATTATTAGTAAACAAATCTTACCACTTAGCTACAGCTCTTATACTCGGAATCACCATGCCGAATTATGGATTTGCCACAACGCCTAAGTTTGACGTAAGCCCTTTGTTTGCTCAAAATCAAGAAACTGTAAATGGTACGGTTTCGGATGAAAACGGACCACTAGCTGGAGCCACCGTAACACTGAAGAACAATTCCAGAGTTGCGACTTCAACAGATGAAAACGGTAGGTTTTCGATCCAAGTACCCCTCGGAGAGACGTTAGTCTTTACTGCAATAGGCTATGCAAGCCAAGAAAAAGTAGTAGAGTCGACTACCCTCAATGTACAATTAAGCTCTTCTAACCAAGATATTGACGAGGTTGTCGTGGTTGCTTTTGGTACCCAAAAGAAAGTGAACTTAACAGGTTCGGTAGCTTCCGTAACGCCAAAACAATTAGCGGAGCGCCCAGTAACCTCATTACAGAATGCATTGCAAGGGGTTTCGCCAGGTATTACGGTTATCAGTAGACCAATGGCTCCTAAAAAAGGTAACAATGCGACCTTAACCGTCCGCGGACGTTCAAACCTAGGTTCTCCAGGACCGATGTACATCATCGATGGTATCCCTGCATCAGGAGCGGAATTTGCAGCAATCAGCCCTGCAGATATCAGCAGCATGTCGGTGTTGAAAGATGCAGCATCAGCTTCTCTTTATGGTTCCCGTGCAGCAAACGGCGTTATCTTGGTAACGACAAAACGTGGTGGCGGTGAACGTGCTATCATCGGATTTTCCGCAAACCAAGGTTGGCAAAGCACGACTTTCCTGCCAAACTTTGCTAATTCATTGGAATATATCGAACTGTACAACCGTGCGATGAAAAATGCCGGCAAGCAAACGATCTTTACCGATGATATCATTGAAAAATATAGATCAGGTTCTGATAAGGACATGTATCCGAATACCAATTGGTTTGACGAGATCATAGACCAATCTGCTCCACAAAGAGATGTTAACTTAAATGTGAATGCGCCAGGAAAATTGGCCAACTACTATTTAGGCTTAAATTATTTCGATCAAAACTCTATCGTTCCCGGAATGAAACAGGACCGTATCAACATCAAGTTGAATACGCAGAGTGACGTAATTGAAAACCTATTGAAAATTGGAACCAATATCTCTTTCTTAAAACAGGATTACGACCGTCAAGGTGGTGAAATCAGTTGGGTTGAAATGGGTAGAGCATTGCCTATGACGGTAATGCAGCAGTCCAATGGGGAGTATGGAACCATTTCAAATGGTGTAACCAATGCAACCATCGCAAAGAACAACCAATTGAGAAATATCCAAGAAGCTGGACAGGGAAGAAACAGGGACAATTACTTGCAATTGGCAGGTAATGCCTCTTTGACTCCATTTGAAGGTTTCTCATTGGATGGATTGGTATCCTTGAAATATACAAATACCAATAGCTGGGATTTCATCAATAGACTGGATCCATTGACGGACTTCTTAACGCAAAAGCCTCTACCGTCTACAGCAGTTCCTATCAATGAGATGAAAGAATACTGGGGTAAACGTGAAGAATTATTGCTTCAGGCATTGGCAAATTATGAAAGACGCTTTGATGATCACTATGGTAAGATTACTGCCGGTGTCACCCAAGAGTCTAACACATATAGAGAAGCATTCTTAGGTCGTAAAAACTTTGTGAACAACGATCTAGAAACTATCATCAATGGTTCTTCCGCACAGACTGACGTAAGTAGCGATGGAACCGGACTAGCGAACAGAACGATTCAAGATGAGTGGTCTATCCGTTCATTCTTTGGGCGTTTCAACTATAACTATCAAGAGAAATACCTATTCGAAGCAAACGCTCGTATAGATTATTCTTCACGCTTTGCACCAGAGGTTCGTAGAGCAGTGTTCCCTTCTATTTCAGCAGGATGGAGTATTGATAAGGAGCAGTTTATGCAAAACGTGAACTGGATTGATGCTTTGAAATTAAGAGGTTCATGGGGTTCATTGGGTAACCAAGATGCGGTTGCAATCGGTAACTACTTCAACTTGATCAGGATTAGTTCACTATACAGCTTTGATGGTGTGCCGGTTGACGGTGCTTTACAGACAGCAGCGGTAAACAGAGGTGCCCTTTGGGAAAAAGTATATCAATCAAACGTAGGTTTGGACGCTACTTTATTCAATGGCAAGGTTAATTTGACTGCTGAATACTATATCAAGAACACAAAAGGAATCTTGTTGCAACCTACTTTCTTGGCTACTTCAGGATGGGGAACAGCAGCTTACTTTAACCAAGGTGAAACCAAGAACAAAGGTATTGAGGTTATTGCCACTTATAATGGTCAAGTTGGCGAGGAGTTCAAATACTCGATCTCAGGAAACATCTCTAAGATCAAGAACGAAATCATTAACCTAGGTACAGGTAGAGATGAAATCGTGAGTGGTTATTACATCAACCGCGTTGGTGGATCAGTTGGTGATTACTATGGTTATAAATCAGCAGGTCTATTCACCTCTCAGGAGGAAATCGACAACCACCCTAGCCAAAAAAGTATTGCTGGTAACTCCAAGATTGGAGATATCAAATATGTAGACGTGAATGGTGATGGTGTATTAGATCCGAAAGACAGAACGATCTTAGGTAATGATGTGCCTTGGTTCAACTACGGTTTTGCCGTGAATGCATCATACAAAGGATTTGACCTGAACGTACTTACCTACGGTGTAGGAGGTGTGAAAACATACTTTGAGCAAGAGGCTGCACATCCTTTCTTCAACGGTGGTAACATCAAAAAAGAATGGTTGCAAGGTTGGACAGAGGAGAACAACTCGGCAACTGCGCCATTCCCTCGTATCACATTAACGGGTGATGCTCAGCAAAACTATATCACTTCAGATTTCTGGTTGTTCAGTGGAAATTACTTCAGGATCCGTGCC
- a CDS encoding RagB/SusD family nutrient uptake outer membrane protein: MKTTLSKILAVLLLVLVGSCRKMDLEPLGVLDEKALYGNEDGARKFVSGIYSHLPIEDFVYHPERGFRWDNYWVNSDILAAISGEMTGQFWGVAGAQGFGYWPYDRIRNVNGFIAGLPTYKENFSEDGYNNILGEAHFLRAFFYFALVKRYGGVPIVKDVQDPQAEKETLLVPRNKEADVYKFIQEDLQFAVDNMSSTSEKGRANKYVAAALLSRAMLYAASVAKYGFYSNLQGDAASKGFVGIPRQEAEWFYQKAYDAATVVLNGPYSLYNKKPEDKEMNYVDVFIDDNSPEDILIKQYNITAPYGTRLKHSYDATLLPNPTFSSDAESMAYPVYNIVELFGELPVNDASGTPIRYTDRKALYADAEPRLRATVYFSGMELREGAEKRSFDMLRGLYVSFPGKASDAQMGSNSAPINSEANRILAGPKNTQYTYKGTKIGVTGEHGMWKDGHANNSRTGFYVRKYINYKMSTKEVKFYSSTQPWKVIRLAEIMLNKAEAAYELGLLKSNEALKTEAFTYIAKVRDRAGAKPYAYNPTAANINKYGYPLDGNLQFIREERERELCFENHHWWDIKRWRIADVELNNFVPNSLMPYLVLDELKYKPNGERINSYIFIKEREPWNKTFNFEKKWYYEPLPGGELNKNPNLYPQNPIY, encoded by the coding sequence ATGAAAACTACATTATCAAAAATATTGGCTGTCCTACTACTGGTTCTAGTGGGTTCCTGTCGCAAGATGGACCTTGAACCTCTAGGTGTATTGGACGAGAAAGCCTTATACGGAAATGAAGATGGTGCTAGGAAATTTGTTTCCGGAATTTATAGCCATCTTCCCATCGAAGACTTTGTTTACCACCCTGAAAGAGGTTTCCGTTGGGACAATTATTGGGTGAACTCCGATATCTTGGCTGCTATATCTGGAGAGATGACCGGACAGTTCTGGGGCGTTGCTGGTGCTCAAGGTTTTGGCTATTGGCCTTATGACCGTATCCGGAACGTCAATGGTTTTATTGCAGGATTGCCGACCTACAAAGAGAACTTTTCTGAGGATGGATATAATAATATCCTTGGCGAAGCTCATTTCCTGCGGGCATTCTTTTACTTCGCATTGGTAAAGCGCTATGGTGGAGTGCCAATCGTAAAAGATGTCCAAGATCCGCAAGCGGAAAAGGAAACCCTATTGGTTCCGAGAAACAAAGAAGCAGATGTCTATAAGTTCATCCAAGAAGACCTACAGTTTGCTGTAGATAACATGTCCAGTACCTCTGAGAAAGGGAGGGCGAATAAGTATGTAGCCGCGGCTTTATTGTCCCGTGCAATGTTATACGCGGCGAGCGTTGCCAAATATGGTTTCTACTCCAACTTGCAGGGCGATGCAGCAAGCAAAGGCTTTGTCGGTATCCCAAGACAGGAAGCTGAATGGTTCTATCAAAAAGCTTATGATGCCGCAACAGTAGTGCTTAATGGACCTTATTCTTTATACAACAAGAAACCAGAAGACAAGGAGATGAACTATGTTGACGTGTTTATCGATGATAACAGTCCTGAAGACATATTGATCAAACAGTACAATATTACGGCACCTTATGGAACCCGTTTGAAACATAGTTATGATGCGACTTTGCTCCCTAACCCAACCTTTTCAAGTGATGCAGAATCTATGGCATACCCAGTTTACAATATCGTTGAACTGTTTGGTGAATTGCCGGTTAATGATGCTTCAGGTACACCTATCCGGTATACCGATCGCAAAGCCTTATATGCCGATGCAGAACCTCGTCTCCGTGCAACCGTTTATTTCTCTGGAATGGAACTACGTGAAGGTGCCGAAAAGAGAAGCTTTGATATGTTGCGTGGGCTTTATGTCTCTTTTCCTGGCAAAGCTAGCGATGCGCAGATGGGTTCCAATTCAGCTCCTATCAACAGTGAAGCCAACAGAATCTTGGCCGGCCCGAAAAATACACAGTACACGTATAAGGGAACCAAGATTGGAGTCACCGGAGAGCATGGTATGTGGAAAGACGGGCATGCAAATAATAGCCGTACTGGGTTCTATGTCCGTAAATACATCAACTACAAAATGTCCACCAAGGAGGTTAAGTTTTATAGCAGTACCCAGCCTTGGAAGGTTATCCGTTTGGCTGAAATTATGCTGAACAAGGCAGAAGCGGCATATGAATTAGGCTTGTTGAAATCCAATGAAGCCTTGAAAACGGAAGCTTTTACCTATATCGCCAAGGTCCGTGATCGCGCTGGTGCTAAACCTTACGCATACAACCCTACAGCTGCCAACATCAATAAATATGGTTATCCATTGGATGGCAACCTGCAGTTTATCCGCGAGGAAAGAGAAAGGGAGCTATGCTTTGAAAACCATCACTGGTGGGATATCAAAAGATGGAGAATTGCGGATGTGGAACTGAACAATTTCGTGCCGAATTCACTCATGCCTTATTTGGTATTGGATGAGTTGAAATACAAGCCAAACGGCGAAAGGATCAATTCTTACATCTTTATCAAAGAAAGAGAGCCTTGGAACAAGACCTTCAATTTTGAGAAGAAATGGTATTACGAACCACTTCCGGGTGGAGAGTTGAACAAGAATCCAAATTTATATCCTCAGAATCCTATTTATTAA
- a CDS encoding DUF3823 domain-containing protein: MKKIFLLFTVLPVFWLSSCADIDNFEAPNATLSGKVLDKTTGQPFLTGPGEFAIRLLETSYGENPAPQDLAVKQDGSFINNKLFSATYSMQPYAGAFWPADIVTDFKLSGSGNQDFNVTPYLKIKNAKFVLKEGNKIDVSCTLEAPIPQGLPQVIEVRPFLSLTPYCGAGSRIEAYYKDEFRILINKNWEEIGNMSNGIGKETYTINDIPLKSGYTYYFRMGAKVRDTFEKFNYSEVVEIKVP, encoded by the coding sequence ATGAAAAAGATATTCTTACTATTCACGGTGCTCCCTGTCTTTTGGCTGAGTTCCTGTGCAGATATCGATAATTTTGAAGCGCCCAATGCCACCCTTTCTGGAAAGGTATTGGACAAAACTACGGGGCAGCCCTTTTTAACTGGGCCTGGTGAATTTGCCATCCGTCTCTTGGAGACCAGTTATGGCGAGAACCCTGCTCCCCAAGACCTTGCCGTGAAGCAGGATGGATCCTTTATCAACAATAAACTGTTTTCAGCCACCTATTCCATGCAACCTTATGCAGGGGCATTTTGGCCAGCAGATATTGTTACAGATTTCAAACTGAGTGGATCCGGTAACCAAGACTTCAATGTGACCCCATATCTGAAGATAAAAAATGCAAAATTTGTATTGAAGGAAGGAAATAAAATTGATGTTTCCTGTACCTTGGAGGCCCCAATTCCTCAAGGATTGCCTCAGGTGATCGAGGTGCGTCCATTCCTGAGCTTGACGCCATATTGTGGTGCAGGTAGCCGCATCGAGGCCTATTACAAAGATGAATTTAGGATTCTGATCAATAAAAACTGGGAAGAAATCGGTAATATGTCTAATGGTATTGGCAAAGAAACCTATACCATCAATGATATACCTTTGAAATCCGGATACACCTATTACTTCCGTATGGGAGCAAAAGTTCGTGATACATTTGAAAAGTTCAACTATTCAGAAGTAGTTGAAATAAAGGTCCCTTAA